From a single Paraburkholderia sp. D15 genomic region:
- the urtA gene encoding urea ABC transporter substrate-binding protein, with translation MKRRSLLKFGSMSGALALAGRVPFAQAQSDSGPIKVGILHSLSGTMAISETSLKDTALMTISDINKNGGVMGRQIQPVVVDPASNWPLFAEKARQLITQEKCSAVFGCWTSVSRKSVLPVFEELNGLLFYPVQYEGEEMSRNVFYTGAAPNQQAIPATEYLMSAEGGGAKRFFLLGTDYVYPRTTNKILRAFLKSKGVQDADIQEVYTPFGHSDYQTIVANIKTFSQGGKTAVISTVNGDSNVPFYKELGNQGLKATDVPVVAFSVGEEELRGIDTKPLVGNLAAWNYFMSVRNPENTKFKAMFAKWVKDNNLPGGDKRVTNDPMEATFVGIHMWKQAVEKAKSADVDKVRVAMIGQSFNAPSGFVLTMDGNHHLHKPVMIGEVRADGQFNVVWRTKTAIRAQPWSPFIAGNSSKPDVVSSIPDFLRRRRVA, from the coding sequence ATGAAACGTCGCAGTCTGTTGAAGTTCGGTTCCATGTCAGGCGCGCTCGCGCTGGCGGGTCGGGTCCCGTTCGCGCAAGCGCAGTCCGACAGCGGTCCGATCAAGGTGGGGATTCTGCATTCGCTGTCGGGCACCATGGCCATCTCGGAGACGTCGCTGAAGGACACCGCGTTGATGACCATTTCGGACATCAACAAGAACGGCGGGGTGATGGGTCGCCAGATCCAGCCGGTGGTGGTCGATCCGGCGTCGAACTGGCCGCTGTTCGCCGAAAAGGCGCGTCAGCTCATCACCCAGGAAAAGTGCTCGGCCGTGTTCGGCTGCTGGACTTCGGTGTCGCGCAAATCGGTGCTGCCGGTGTTCGAGGAACTGAACGGTCTGCTGTTCTACCCGGTGCAATACGAAGGCGAGGAAATGTCGCGCAACGTGTTCTACACGGGCGCCGCGCCGAACCAGCAGGCGATCCCCGCCACCGAATATCTGATGAGCGCGGAAGGCGGCGGCGCCAAACGTTTCTTCCTTCTGGGCACCGACTATGTGTACCCCCGCACGACCAACAAGATTCTGCGCGCGTTCCTCAAGTCGAAAGGCGTGCAGGATGCCGACATCCAGGAGGTCTACACACCGTTCGGCCATAGCGACTACCAGACCATCGTCGCGAACATCAAGACCTTCTCGCAAGGCGGCAAGACCGCGGTGATCTCGACGGTGAACGGCGACTCGAACGTGCCGTTCTACAAGGAACTCGGCAACCAGGGACTGAAGGCGACCGACGTGCCCGTGGTCGCGTTCTCGGTCGGCGAAGAAGAGCTTCGCGGCATCGACACCAAGCCGCTGGTCGGCAACCTCGCGGCATGGAACTACTTCATGTCGGTGCGCAATCCGGAGAACACGAAGTTCAAGGCGATGTTCGCGAAATGGGTGAAGGACAACAACCTGCCCGGCGGCGACAAGCGCGTGACGAACGACCCGATGGAAGCGACCTTCGTCGGCATTCACATGTGGAAGCAGGCGGTCGAGAAAGCGAAGAGCGCCGATGTCGACAAGGTCCGCGTGGCGATGATCGGCCAGAGCTTCAACGCGCCGTCGGGCTTCGTGCTGACGATGGACGGCAATCACCATCTGCACAAGCCGGTGATGATCGGCGAAGTGCGCGCCGACGGTCAGTTCAACGTCGTGTGGCGCACCAAGACCGCGATCCGCGCGCAGCCGTGGAGTCCGTTCATCGCGGGCAATTCGAGCAAGCCGGATGTGGTCAGCTCGATTCCCGACTTCCTGCGCCGCCGCCGCGTGGCGTGA
- a CDS encoding aspartate aminotransferase family protein: protein MNERASVTPPDMSAFWMPFTANRQFKSAPRLLASAKGMYYTTHDGRRILDGTAGLWCVNAGHCRDEIVAAVQAQAAEMDFAPTFQMGHPVAFEAATKIARHTPGDLKHIFFVNSGSEAVDTALKIALAYHRSRGEGQRTRFIGRERGYHGVGFGGISVGGIAPNRKAFSGGLLPAVDHLPHTLNIKEAGFSKGQPAWGAHLADELERLVTLHDASTIAAVIVEPVAGSTGVLIPPQGYLQRLREICDKHGLLLIFDEVITGWGRLGTPFAAQYFNVTPDLLTMAKGTNNAAAPLGAVAASAKVHDSIVNGAPAGIELFHGYTYSGHPIATAAACATIDLYEREQLFERAARMAPVFENAIHKLRGEPHVIDVRNLGLIGGVELAPRAGAPGARAYDVFVRCFQKGVLTRYTGDILAFSPPLIIDEAQIDEIFTTVAQVLRETD, encoded by the coding sequence ATGAATGAGCGCGCCAGCGTCACGCCGCCCGATATGTCGGCGTTCTGGATGCCGTTTACCGCCAACCGCCAGTTCAAGAGCGCGCCCCGCCTGCTGGCGAGCGCGAAAGGGATGTACTACACGACGCACGACGGCCGCCGCATTCTCGACGGCACCGCCGGCCTGTGGTGCGTCAACGCGGGCCACTGCCGCGACGAGATCGTCGCCGCCGTGCAGGCGCAGGCCGCCGAGATGGATTTCGCGCCGACCTTCCAGATGGGACACCCGGTCGCCTTCGAGGCGGCCACTAAAATCGCACGGCACACGCCGGGCGATCTGAAGCACATCTTCTTCGTGAACTCGGGTTCGGAAGCGGTCGATACCGCGCTGAAGATCGCGCTTGCATATCACCGCTCGCGCGGCGAGGGGCAGCGCACGCGCTTTATCGGACGCGAACGCGGCTATCACGGCGTCGGCTTCGGCGGGATTTCGGTCGGCGGCATCGCGCCGAACCGCAAGGCGTTTTCCGGCGGCCTGCTGCCAGCGGTCGATCACCTGCCGCATACGCTGAATATCAAGGAGGCCGGGTTTTCAAAAGGGCAGCCTGCATGGGGCGCGCATCTCGCCGACGAACTGGAACGGCTCGTCACGCTGCACGATGCATCGACGATCGCGGCCGTGATCGTCGAGCCGGTGGCGGGGTCCACCGGCGTGCTGATTCCGCCGCAAGGCTATCTGCAGCGCTTGCGCGAGATCTGCGACAAGCATGGCCTGCTGCTGATCTTCGACGAGGTCATCACCGGCTGGGGACGGCTCGGCACGCCGTTCGCCGCGCAGTACTTCAACGTGACGCCCGATCTGCTGACCATGGCCAAGGGCACCAACAACGCGGCCGCGCCACTCGGCGCGGTGGCGGCGAGCGCGAAGGTGCACGATTCGATCGTCAACGGCGCGCCGGCCGGTATCGAGCTGTTTCACGGCTATACGTACTCGGGACATCCGATCGCGACCGCGGCCGCTTGCGCGACCATCGATCTGTACGAGCGCGAGCAGCTTTTCGAGCGGGCCGCACGGATGGCGCCTGTGTTCGAGAACGCGATCCACAAGCTGCGCGGCGAACCGCATGTGATCGATGTGCGCAACCTCGGCCTGATCGGCGGCGTGGAACTGGCGCCGCGCGCGGGCGCGCCGGGCGCACGTGCGTACGACGTGTTCGTGCGCTGCTTCCAGAAGGGGGTGTTGACACGGTATACGGGGGACATCCTGGCGTTTTCGCCGCCGTTGATTATCGACGAGGCACAGATCGACGAGATTTTCACCACCGTCGCGCAGGTGTTGCGGGAGACGGATTGA
- a CDS encoding DUF3443 family protein, which yields MPYVTVTICLPDAQRSDQCTTVDHMQLDTGSVGIRVLASALGPALAARLPSQTGATDDPTGSAPLAECAVFGSGYTWGTIRRADVTIGGKSAGNLPLQVIADGRYPAPSDCRSRGVTDLGTAADMGANGVLGIGPATRDYPAAAQAVLAAGYYYCGSAGSCSNTRVPLDTQVANPVANFTSDNNGTIIRLPSVPPEGSLSVTGTLVFGIGTQQNNTLPPNLNILALDPYGYFPTTYKGTRYTSAIDSGSNANLFYDATVPYSGWWYMPVTTLSLSAILSGVDRTATPVTVPFTLANGWTLRSNGNVAYDSLGSPSAGMFVWGLPFFFGRSVYTAIGNVPAGKQQGAFIAF from the coding sequence ATGCCGTACGTCACCGTCACGATCTGCCTGCCTGACGCGCAGCGCAGCGACCAATGCACGACGGTCGACCACATGCAGCTCGACACCGGCTCGGTCGGCATTCGCGTTCTCGCGAGCGCCTTGGGCCCGGCGCTCGCCGCCCGCCTGCCGTCGCAGACCGGCGCGACCGACGACCCCACCGGCAGCGCCCCGCTCGCCGAATGCGCGGTGTTCGGCTCCGGCTACACGTGGGGGACGATCCGTCGCGCGGATGTGACGATCGGCGGCAAGTCGGCCGGTAACCTGCCGCTGCAGGTGATCGCGGACGGCCGCTATCCGGCGCCATCGGACTGCAGATCCCGCGGCGTGACCGATCTCGGCACGGCCGCCGACATGGGTGCGAACGGCGTGCTCGGCATCGGCCCGGCCACGCGCGACTATCCAGCGGCGGCGCAAGCCGTGCTGGCCGCGGGCTATTACTACTGCGGGTCGGCAGGCTCCTGCAGCAACACGCGCGTACCGCTCGACACGCAGGTCGCGAACCCGGTCGCCAACTTCACGTCGGACAACAACGGCACGATCATCCGCTTGCCGTCCGTGCCGCCAGAAGGTTCGTTGAGCGTGACAGGCACGCTGGTGTTCGGCATCGGCACGCAGCAGAACAACACGCTGCCGCCAAACCTGAACATCCTCGCGCTCGACCCATACGGCTATTTCCCGACAACGTACAAAGGCACGCGCTACACCAGCGCGATCGACAGCGGATCGAACGCGAACCTCTTCTACGATGCCACCGTGCCGTATTCGGGCTGGTGGTACATGCCGGTCACGACGCTCAGCCTGTCCGCGATCCTGAGCGGCGTCGACAGGACCGCCACGCCCGTCACCGTGCCCTTCACGCTGGCCAACGGCTGGACGCTCCGGTCGAACGGCAACGTCGCGTATGACAGCCTCGGCTCGCCGTCCGCGGGAATGTTCGTGTGGGGCTTGCCGTTCTTCTTCGGCCGCAGCGTCTACACGGCGATCGGCAATGTGCCGGCCGGCAAACAGCAGGGTGCGTTCATCGCGTTCTGA
- a CDS encoding DUF2844 domain-containing protein, producing the protein MKFVKIALAIVAISPCAAYAVLGGAPGAGTPDNASGATARSMLQSASARNAAAPAAATASYTLRETSGADGVTIHEYVLPGNVVFAVTWQGPVRPDMSALLGSYFPNFVDAGAKRAHGIGPMVEHNGDFHIESAGRNGHFFGKAYLPRLVPADVRMDRLP; encoded by the coding sequence ATGAAATTCGTGAAGATCGCGCTCGCGATCGTAGCCATCTCGCCCTGCGCGGCCTATGCGGTGTTAGGCGGCGCGCCCGGCGCCGGCACGCCAGACAACGCCAGCGGCGCGACAGCGCGCTCGATGCTGCAATCCGCTTCCGCCCGCAACGCCGCCGCGCCTGCCGCTGCCACCGCCTCCTACACGTTGCGCGAGACGTCCGGCGCGGACGGCGTGACCATCCATGAATACGTGCTGCCCGGCAACGTGGTGTTCGCCGTCACCTGGCAAGGTCCGGTGCGGCCGGATATGAGCGCGCTGCTCGGCAGTTATTTTCCGAACTTCGTCGATGCCGGCGCGAAGCGTGCGCACGGCATCGGTCCGATGGTCGAGCACAACGGCGATTTTCACATCGAATCGGCGGGACGCAATGGCCACTTCTTCGGCAAGGCCTATCTGCCACGTCTCGTTCCCGCCGACGTTCGCATGGATCGACTGCCATGA
- a CDS encoding TolC family outer membrane protein, translated as MMRLRVPVFAAALALASGGALHAPPAHAVGLSQLYDEALSSDAQLQSARAALAANSEELPLARAKLLPQVSASLNGSRQSTDFGGGFPSSYGNSSGYTISLTQPLIHVDSWYGYAQGKLAVESAQASFAQARQDLIVRLGQAYFDALSAQDSLAIAQSQKASIAQQLESAKRSFEVGNTTITDTNEAQAKYDQAVSQEIAARNDLAVKLAALQQIVGHPVEKVDGLAAGAPLPPPVPADINQWTDTASDANYQVVIKQIALSTAQRETSKAKAGHLPTVDLVASRSRSSLGAAGAGNFGGNFGGGFGSGAETPSAATPALAAELGNLGSSYTNSTIGVQITIPLFAGGATQSRVRQTLALEDQAAADLDTARRNAALSARQAFLGVVSGLAQVRALQTAERSANTSLESNLLGYQVGVRINIDVLNAQDQLFSARRDLAKARYDTLVNSLKLKASTAALTDQDVLQLSALLSPVDDGALTALPQVPTVPHPGVAAKGAAGKLGRRAMPNAPAGAPGHP; from the coding sequence ATGATGCGCCTCCGGGTGCCGGTCTTCGCGGCCGCGCTGGCGCTGGCATCGGGCGGCGCATTGCATGCGCCGCCAGCCCACGCCGTCGGCCTCTCCCAGCTCTACGACGAAGCGCTCTCCAGCGACGCGCAACTGCAAAGCGCGCGCGCCGCGCTGGCCGCGAACAGCGAGGAATTGCCGCTCGCGCGCGCCAAGCTGCTGCCGCAGGTGTCGGCTTCGCTGAACGGCAGCCGGCAGAGCACGGACTTCGGCGGCGGCTTTCCGTCGTCGTACGGCAACAGCAGCGGTTACACCATTTCGCTCACCCAGCCGCTGATCCATGTGGATAGCTGGTACGGCTATGCGCAGGGCAAGCTGGCGGTGGAGTCGGCCCAGGCGTCGTTCGCGCAGGCCCGCCAGGATCTGATCGTGCGCCTCGGGCAGGCTTACTTCGATGCGCTGTCCGCGCAGGATAGTCTCGCCATCGCGCAGTCGCAGAAGGCGTCGATCGCGCAGCAGCTCGAATCGGCGAAGCGCTCGTTCGAAGTCGGCAACACCACCATCACCGACACCAACGAGGCTCAGGCCAAATACGATCAGGCCGTCTCGCAGGAAATCGCCGCGCGGAACGACCTCGCGGTGAAGCTGGCGGCGTTGCAGCAGATCGTCGGCCATCCGGTCGAGAAGGTCGACGGCCTCGCCGCCGGTGCGCCGTTGCCGCCGCCCGTGCCCGCCGACATCAACCAGTGGACCGATACCGCCAGCGACGCCAACTACCAGGTCGTCATCAAGCAGATCGCGCTGTCCACCGCGCAGCGCGAAACCTCTAAAGCGAAAGCCGGCCATCTGCCGACCGTCGATCTGGTCGCGAGCCGTTCGCGCAGCAGCCTCGGCGCGGCGGGCGCGGGCAACTTCGGCGGGAATTTCGGCGGCGGCTTCGGCAGCGGCGCGGAAACGCCGTCGGCGGCCACGCCCGCGCTGGCCGCGGAACTCGGCAATCTCGGCTCGTCGTACACGAACAGCACGATCGGCGTGCAGATCACGATTCCGCTGTTCGCCGGCGGCGCGACGCAAAGCCGCGTGCGCCAGACGCTCGCGCTGGAAGACCAGGCCGCCGCCGATCTCGACACCGCCCGGCGCAACGCGGCGCTCTCCGCGCGGCAGGCGTTTCTCGGCGTGGTGAGCGGGCTTGCGCAGGTGCGGGCGTTGCAGACCGCCGAGCGGTCGGCGAACACGTCGCTCGAATCGAATCTGCTCGGCTACCAGGTCGGCGTGCGGATCAACATCGACGTGCTCAACGCGCAGGACCAGCTGTTTTCCGCGCGACGCGATCTGGCGAAGGCGCGGTATGACACGCTGGTGAACAGTCTCAAGCTGAAGGCGTCGACCGCCGCGCTGACCGATCAGGACGTGCTGCAGTTGAGCGCGTTGCTGTCGCCGGTGGATGACGGGGCGTTGACCGCGCTGCCGCAGGTGCCGACGGTGCCGCACCCCGGGGTGGCGGCGAAAGGCGCGGCGGGCAAGCTCGGACGACGGGCGATGCCGAATGCGCCGGCAGGCGCACCCGGCCATCCCTAG
- a CDS encoding rhodanese-like domain-containing protein, with amino-acid sequence MQNLTAPALAEWLADSTRPAPVLLDVREPWEIQTASIAGAVSIPMREIPARSEELDDDAQIVCVCHHGARSAQVAMFLESRGHTNVFNLQGGIDAWSRQVDPSVPTY; translated from the coding sequence ATGCAAAACCTGACTGCTCCCGCGCTCGCCGAATGGCTGGCCGATTCGACGCGCCCCGCGCCCGTGTTGCTCGACGTGCGCGAGCCGTGGGAAATCCAGACGGCGTCGATCGCCGGCGCCGTATCGATTCCGATGCGCGAGATTCCCGCGCGCAGCGAGGAACTCGACGACGACGCGCAGATCGTCTGCGTATGCCATCACGGCGCGCGCAGCGCCCAGGTCGCGATGTTCCTCGAATCGCGCGGCCACACGAACGTGTTCAACCTGCAAGGCGGTATCGACGCGTGGTCGCGTCAGGTCGATCCGTCCGTTCCGACCTACTGA
- a CDS encoding protein-L-isoaspartate O-methyltransferase, producing the protein MNIEQARFNMIEQQIRPWEVLDQDVLNLLSIVKRENFVPAAYRELAFVDFEVPLPAGQHMLAPRIEARVLQELAVKKHESVLEIGAGSGYMAALLAHRAQHVLTVDIEPELAELAKSNLTANGVLNAEVATGDASRGWAGAAPYDVICVSGGLPVLPQEILEHLKVGGRLAAFVGTAPVMKAQIITRIDEKQFRIADVFETYVEPLVNAVQPSRFKF; encoded by the coding sequence ATGAACATCGAGCAAGCGCGTTTCAACATGATCGAACAGCAGATCCGCCCCTGGGAAGTGCTCGACCAGGACGTGCTGAATCTGCTCTCGATCGTCAAGCGTGAGAATTTCGTCCCCGCCGCCTACCGCGAACTGGCCTTCGTCGATTTCGAAGTGCCGCTGCCGGCCGGCCAGCACATGCTGGCGCCGCGCATCGAAGCGCGCGTGCTGCAGGAGCTGGCGGTGAAGAAACACGAAAGCGTGCTCGAAATCGGCGCGGGTTCGGGTTACATGGCGGCGCTGCTCGCGCACCGCGCGCAACATGTGCTGACGGTGGATATCGAACCGGAACTGGCCGAACTGGCCAAGAGCAACCTGACCGCGAACGGCGTGCTGAACGCCGAAGTCGCGACCGGCGACGCGTCGCGCGGCTGGGCCGGCGCCGCGCCGTACGACGTGATCTGCGTGTCGGGCGGCCTGCCGGTGCTGCCGCAGGAAATCCTCGAACACCTGAAGGTCGGTGGCCGTCTGGCGGCCTTCGTCGGCACCGCGCCGGTCATGAAGGCGCAGATCATCACGCGTATCGACGAAAAGCAGTTCCGCATTGCCGACGTGTTCGAAACCTATGTCGAACCGCTCGTCAACGCGGTGCAGCCGTCGCGTTTCAAGTTCTGA